A genomic region of Phragmites australis chromosome 2, lpPhrAust1.1, whole genome shotgun sequence contains the following coding sequences:
- the LOC133893909 gene encoding uncharacterized protein LOC133893909 yields the protein MSAAVEGVRHRTVEANGVRLHVAEAGPEAGAAVLLVHGFPDLWYGWRHQMAALAARGYRAVAPDLRGYGDSGAPPDASSYTTFHVVGDLVALIADLGQPQVFVVGHDWGAIVAWQLCLLRPDLVRALVNLSVVYHPRRPERSPLQTIRAACGDDHYVCRFQEPGLAEAEFARYDMKYQFKKIFGMREPTPLILSKDTYFFESLDSDGSCPAWLSEEDISYYADKFEKTGFTGGFNYYRCMDLNWELSAPWTGAPIKVPTKFIVGDLDLLYNTPGEQDYIHKGGFKASVPNLEDVVVMEGVSHFINQEKPNEVSDHICKFFSKF from the exons AtgtcggcggcggtggagggggTGAGGCACCGGACGGTGGAGGCGAACGGGGTGCGGCTGCACGTGGCGGAGGCGGGGCCCGAGGCCGGCGCCGCGGTGCTGCTCGTGCACGGCTTCCCGGACCTCTGGTACGGGTGGCGCCACCAGATGGCCGCTCTGGCGGCGCGAGGCTACCGCGCCGTGGCGCCCGACCTCCGAGGCTACGGCGACTCCGGCGCGCCGCCCGACGCGTCCAGCTACACCACCTTCCACGTCGTTGGGGACCTCGTCGCCCTCATCGCCGACCTCGGCCAGCCCCAG GTGTTCGTGGTGGGGCACGACTGGGGCGCGATCGTGGCGTGGCAGCTGTGCCTGCTCCGGCCGGACCTGGTGCGGGCGCTCGTAAACCTCAGCGTGGTGTACCACCCGCGGCGGCCCGAGAGGAGCCCGCTCCAGACCATCAGAGCCGCGTGCGGCGACGACCACTACGTGTGCCGCTTCCAG GAACCTGGACTGGCTGAAGCTGAGTTCGCTAGATATGACATGAAGTATCAGTTTAAGAAAATTTTTGGAATGCGCGAGCCAACTCCTCTGATTCTATCCAAGGACACGTACTTCTTTGAATCTCTTGACTCAGACGGCTCTTGCCCTGCATGGCTGTCAGAGGAAGATATTTCCTACTATGCGGACAAATTTGAGAAGACAGGTTTCACAGGAGGATTTAACTACTACAGATGCATGGACCT GAACTGGGAGCTCTCTGCACCATGGACTGGAGCTCCAATAAAAGTTCCGACGAAATTCATAGTTGGGGATCTGGATCTTTTATACAACACACCGGGGGAACAAGACTACATCCACAAGGGTGGCTTCAAGGCAAGCGTGCCCAATCTGGAGGACGTGGTTGTCATGGAGGGAGTGAGCCACTTCATCAACCAGGAGAAACCTAACGAGGTCTCCGATCACATCTGCAAGTTCTTTAGCAAGTTCTGA
- the LOC133910296 gene encoding uncharacterized protein LOC133910296, translated as MDVLVTAVTSDLIGRCVSFLIARYQKHATVSNLARLHRLLLRARTVVEEAEARHVTNRGMLSQLDRLREDMYRGYYVLDAFQRRAAISTRRRVVAAHRSSSSTLSSLSFDATTDGGEGTVAVSRYGMRKLQDVVDSLEAAIGDMKEFVVFLSSYPRVVRQPYSTHLYMGRCMLGRHREKERVVEFLLQPCSLPGVLPITGPPEVGKKTLVEHVCTDERVRRRFPLITHLCGDDLGDGEYLLSPEHREHVPGKGSLIIVEFAGEPDEAAWRRFYSSISKTDGSSKIIAISRTEQVSTLGTEQALRLETLHKEEYWHFFKVLAFGSADPADHPKLVSIAMGMVEEMKGSFMALNILSSLMHSSMDARFWRRVLEVLRHGVRANYTAFGEHPSRLPASSRLAYLCGAAEDAPLCLYYDWCKQVGAWRPGPAQSNELPKVTLQDVLDGSVVPRGEDKMGVLVWKSPIPPYYNYVANCAVEKERPATTGSWYLKRKRLQQQENT; from the coding sequence ATGGACGTCTTGGTCACCGCGGTGACCAGCGACCTCATCGGCCGGTGCGTCTCCTTCCTCATCGCCAGGTACCAGAAGCACGCCACCGTCAGCAACCTGGCGAGGCTGCACCGGCTGCTCCTGCGAGCCCGCACCGTGGTCGAGGAGGCCGAGGCGCGGCACGTCACCAACCGCGGGATGCTCTCGCAGCTCGACCGGCTCAGGGAGGACATGTACCGGGGCTACTACGTCCTCGACGCCTTCCAGAGGCGCGCCGCCATCAGTACAAGAAGGCGAGTCGTCGCGGCGCACCGGTCCTCCTCGTCCACCTTGTCGTCCTTGTCCTTCGACGCGACCACCGACGGCGGCGAAGGCACAGTAGCCGTGAGCAGATACGGGATGAGGAAGCTGCAGGACGTCGTCGACAGCTTGGAAGCCGCGATCGGCGACATGAAGGAGTTCGTCGTGTTCCTGAGCAGCTACCCTCGCGTCGTGCGCCAGCCGTACAGCACGCACCTGTACATGGGGAGGTGCATGCTTGGCCGGCacagggagaaggagagggtcGTCGAGTTCTTGCTGCAGCCATGCTCGCTCCCCGGCGTCCTACCAATCACCGGCCCGCCTGAGGTCGGGAAGAAGACTCTCGTCGAGCATGTCTGTACCGACGAGAGGGTGCGCAGGCGCTTCCCCCTGATCACGCATCTCTGTGGCGATGATCTTGGAGACGGTGAATATCTTCTGAGTCCTGAGCACCGGGAACATGTTCCCGGCAAGGGATCACTGATCATAGTCGAGTTCGCCGGCGAGCCGGATGAGGCGGCATGGAGGAGGTTCTACTCCTCCATCAGCAAGACCGATGGCTCGAGCAAGATCATCGCCATCAGCAGAACGGAGCAGGTCTCGACTCTAGGAACAGAGCAAGCACTGAGGTTGGAGACCTTGCATAAAGAAGAGTACTGGCACTTCTTCAAGGTCCTCGCCTTCGGCAGTGCCGACCCGGCGGACCACCCGAAGCTGGTGTCCATCGCCATGGGCATGGTGGAGGAGATGAAAGGGTCGTTCATGGCCTTGAACATCCTCTCCTCGCTGATGCACTCCAGCATGGACGCGCGGTTCTGGCGCCGCGTGCTGGAGGTGCTCAGGCACGGCGTGCGCGCCAACTACACCGCCTTCGGCGAGCACCCGAGCCGGCTGCCCGCCAGCAGCCGGCTCGCCTACCTCTGCGGCGCGGCCGAGGACGCGCCACTCTGCCTGTACTACGATTGGTGCAAACAGGTGGGGGCGTGGCGCCCGGGCCCCGCGCAGAGCAACGAGCTCCCCAAGGTGACGCTGCAGGACGTGCTCGATGGCAGCGTCGTGCCCCGCGGCGAGGACAAGATGGGCGTGCTGGTCTGGAAGTCCCCGATACCGCCGTACTACAACTACGTCGCGAACTGCGCCGTGGAGAAGGagaggccggcgacgacggggaGTTGGTACCTTAAGAGGAAGAGATTGCAGCAGCAAGAGAATACATAG
- the LOC133910297 gene encoding uncharacterized protein LOC133910297 — translation MDAVVSAVVGDLIGRLISFIIEKSQTQAATNDNRIARLQRLLLRASTVVEEAEGRRVTNSGILLQLKQLREATYRGYYVLDTSELRASQPKRRVAVSTYNLQSDTDNLEAALDGMEEFLLVLMHCPPIARQPYSVYLFMERCMFGRHAEKEHIVNFLRLPCSSLDVLPVIGPSYVGKRTLVEHACREEIVQRNFSHILRLSGDDLKNLGNNNALDSCRKLGRFLIVVELVHDTDEVAWGKIYHALGHRASGSKAILISRMDQVSSMGTTQTLRLTRLQQEEYWYFF, via the coding sequence ATGGATGCGGTGGTCTCTGCGGTGGTTGGCGACCTCATCGGCCGGCTCATCTCCTTCATCATTGAGAAGTCCCAGACTCAGGCTGCCACCAATGACAACAGGATAGCAAGGCTGCAACGGCTGCTACTACGAGCCAGCACTGTCGTCGAGGAGGCCGAGGGACGGCGAGTCACCAACAGTGGCATTCTCCTGCAGCTTAAACAGCTCAGGGAGGCCACCTACCGGGGCTACTACGTGCTGGACACCTCTGAATTACGGGCCTCTCAACCGAAGAGAAGGGTAGCGGTGAGCACTTACAATCTTCAAAGCGACACCGACAATTTAGAAGCGGCCCTCGACGGTATGGAAGAGTTCCTCCTAGTATTGATGCACTGCCCTCCTATCGCTCGTCAACCATACAGTGTTTATCTATTCATGGAGAGGTGCATGTTTGGTCGACATGCGGAGAAAGAGCATATTGTTAACTTCTTACGGCTTCCGTGTTCATCTTTGGATGTCCTCCCCGTTATTGGGCCTTCTTATGTTGGGAAAAGGACCCTAGTCGAGCATGCATGCAGAGAAGAAATTGTGCAGAGAAACTTCTCGCATATTTTGCGTCTCAGCGGTGATGATCTCAAGAATCTAGGGAATAATAACGCTTTGGATAGCTGCAGGAAGTTAGGGAGGTTCTTGATTGTTGTGGAGCTTGTTCACGACACAGATGAGGTAGCATGGGGTAAGATTTACCATGCCTTAGGCCATAGAGCAAGCGGTAGCAAGGCCATACTTATCAGCCGAATGGATCAGGTGTCGAGTATGGGGACAACGCAAACTCTTAGGCTGACGAGGTTACAACAAGAGGAGTACTGGTATTTTTTTTAG
- the LOC133893925 gene encoding syntaxin-22-like, with translation MSFQDLEAGHARGAPLGGGRRNGRAAASGGAGAAASQAVASGVFQINTAVATFQRLVNTLGTPKDTPDLRDRIHKTRQHITQLVKDTSDKLKQASEADHRVEVSATKKIADAKLAKDFQAVLKEFQKAQRLAVEREAAYAPFVSQAGLPQNYNSSEVNNGADKLTEQRTQLLESRRQELVFLDNEIVFNEAIIEERDQGIQEIQHQITEVNEIFKDLAVLVHDQGAIIDDIDSHIENSVSATTQAKGQLSKAAKTQKSNSSLICLLMVIFGVVLLIVIIVLAA, from the exons ATGAGCTTCCAGGACCTGGAGGCCGGCCACGCCCGGGGGGCGCCGCTGGGCGGCGGGCGGAGGAACGGCCGGGCCGCGGCCTCCGggggcgccggcgcggccgccTCGCAGGCCGTGGCGTCGGGCGTGTTCCAGATCAACACGGCGGTCGCGACCTTCCAGCGCCTCGTCAACACGCTCGGCACGCCGAAGGACACGCCCGACCTCCGCGACAGGAT ACATAAGACACGGCAACACATAACACAACTAGTCAAGGATACATCAGACAAGCTTAAACAAGCTAGTGAGGCGGATCATCGTGTCGAAGTCAGT GCTACCAAGAAGATTGCTGACGCAAAGCTAGCTAAGGATTTCCAAGCAGTACTAAAAGAGTTCCAGAAAGCTCAACGGTTAGCAGTAGAGAGAGAAGCTGCATATGCACCTTTTGTTTCACAAGCGGGTCTGCCACAGAA CTATAACTCAAGTGAGGTGAATAATGGTGCTGATAAATTGACTGAGCAGCGCACACAGCTTCTAGAATCTAGAAG GCAAGAGTTGGTCTTCTTGGATAATGAGATCGTGTTCAATGAGGCCATCATTGAGGAGAGGGATCAGGGAATACAAGAGATTCAGCATCAGATTACCGAAGTAAACGAAATCTTCAAAGATCTTGCTGTGCTAGTCCACGATCAAGGAGCAATAATTG ATGATATTGACTCTCATATAGAGAATTCTGTTTCAGCGACCACACAAGCAAAAGGGCAGCTTTCAAAAGCTGCTAAAACTCAAAAGTCGAACTCTTCGCTG ATATGCTTGTTGATGGTTATTTTTGGGGTCGTCCTGCTCATAGTGATTATAGTGCTTGCAGCCTAA
- the LOC133893877 gene encoding late embryogenis abundant protein 41-like — MALALSGSARAAVASLAKAAAPRRGYAASAASGAMRRAAGAAEGAATGEAKEAGRSAAVETSWVPDPVTGHYRPANWDGAVDPADLRAAHLARTYARA, encoded by the coding sequence ATGGCTCTCGCTCTCTCCGGCTCCGCGCGCGCTGCTGTCGCGTCGCTGGCcaaggcggcggccccgaggaGGGGCTacgcggcgtcggcggcgtccGGGGCCATGAGGCgcgcggcgggcgcggcggagGGTGCGGCCACAGGGGAAGCCAAGGAGGCCGGCCGCAGCGCCGCCGTGGAGACCTCGTGGGTGCCCGACCCCGTCACCGGCCACTACCGCCCCGCCAACTGGGACGGCGCCGTCGACCCCGCCGACCTCCGAGCCGCGCACCTCGCCCGCACCTACGCCCGGGCGTGA
- the LOC133893893 gene encoding uncharacterized protein LOC133893893, with amino-acid sequence MSDEARHGTAGAAQAAIRASSEDRKPVGAAGAGSPPPGTAAAHKIQLKSADMKEEMKQEAFDIARVAFEKHSMEKDIAEYIKKEFDKNHGPTWHCIVGRNFGSYVTHETNYFVYFYIDSKAVLLFKSG; translated from the exons ATGTCCGACGAGGCCAGGCACGGGACCGCGGGCGCCGCGCAGGCGGCGATCCGGGCCTCCTCCGAAGACCGCAAGCCGGTGGGCGCCGCGGGCGCGGGGTCCCCGCCGCCGGGGACCGCGGCGGCGCACAAGATCCAGCTCAAGAGCGCCGACATGAAGGAGGAGATGAAGCAGGAGGCCTTCGACATCGCCCGCGTC GCGTTCGAGAAGCACAGCATGGAGAAGGACATCGCGGAGTACATCAAGAAGGAGTTCGACAAGAACCACGGCCCCACCTGGCACTGCATCGTCGGCCGCAACTTCG GTTCATACGTGACGCACGAAACAAACTACTTTGTGTATTTCTACATCGATTCTAAAGCCGTCTTGCTATTCAAGTCTGGGTGA